A single window of Nocardia higoensis DNA harbors:
- a CDS encoding carboxypeptidase-like regulatory domain-containing protein, which translates to MTGPLIRGSVDSPEGPVAFAAVYLESAPAPTPDVAVMTGADGGFVLAGVGPGHYRLGVHAPGHDPRHVDLDVGDEDVVVHVRIP; encoded by the coding sequence ATGACCGGCCCGCTCATCCGGGGCAGCGTCGACTCACCGGAGGGGCCGGTCGCGTTCGCGGCGGTCTACCTCGAATCGGCGCCCGCGCCCACACCGGATGTGGCCGTGATGACCGGTGCGGACGGCGGTTTCGTCCTCGCCGGAGTCGGCCCGGGCCACTACCGCCTCGGCGTGCACGCCCCCGGTCACGACCCACGGCACGTCGATCTCGACGTCGGCGACGAGGACGTCGTCGTCCACGTCCGAATCCCGTGA
- a CDS encoding MFS transporter, with protein MRSTPMTRSPFHNHDYLRLFAAQVTGLFGTGLTTVAVGLLAYDLAGAAAGAVLGTALTIKMLVYVTVAPIAGAYADRFPRRLFLVSLHLVRAAVVLVLPFIDQIWHVYVVIAVLQTASAAYTPTYQAVIPDILPDEREYTRALSAAQLAATMETLLSPVLAAVALTVMSFHWLFVGTAIGFAISAALVITTRIPNVTAAAEGSFRDRIAVGLRIFAGTPRLRGLLGLNLVVAAAGAVVMVNTVNYVRDTLGGTQSGVAMLLAANGFGTMLVALSLPRVIDRRGARPVMLTGAVTLLAALGSAIALSFAAAGDWRWAAAITVWVTVGAGTAAILTPTGQVLRRSSRPADRPALFAAQFSLSHLAWLLTYPIAGWLTTAAGFTTTWMVLAVLAVAGIAVALRMWPRHDPEVLTHLHEVGTIDPARLIDAVRVGDRFYLHTHAFVIDADHPHRPTTRRRPVDTAA; from the coding sequence ATGCGCTCCACGCCCATGACCCGCTCACCGTTCCACAACCATGACTACCTGCGCCTGTTCGCAGCCCAGGTGACCGGCCTGTTCGGCACCGGACTGACCACCGTCGCTGTGGGATTGCTCGCCTACGACCTCGCCGGGGCCGCCGCGGGCGCGGTCCTCGGCACCGCCCTGACCATCAAGATGCTCGTCTACGTCACGGTCGCGCCGATCGCGGGCGCCTATGCCGATCGCTTCCCCCGCCGCCTGTTCCTGGTGTCCCTGCATCTGGTCCGCGCCGCCGTCGTGCTCGTATTGCCGTTCATCGACCAGATATGGCACGTCTACGTGGTGATCGCCGTACTGCAAACCGCTTCGGCTGCCTACACTCCGACCTATCAGGCCGTCATTCCCGACATCCTGCCCGATGAGCGCGAATATACCCGGGCCCTGTCGGCGGCCCAGCTGGCTGCCACCATGGAGACCCTGCTCAGCCCCGTGCTCGCCGCGGTCGCGCTGACCGTGATGAGCTTTCACTGGCTGTTCGTCGGCACCGCGATCGGATTCGCCATCTCGGCAGCGCTGGTGATCACCACCCGCATCCCGAACGTGACCGCCGCGGCCGAGGGTTCCTTCCGTGATCGGATCGCCGTCGGGCTGCGCATCTTCGCGGGCACACCGCGACTGCGTGGACTGCTCGGGTTGAATCTCGTCGTCGCCGCCGCCGGAGCGGTGGTGATGGTCAACACGGTCAACTACGTCCGCGACACCCTCGGCGGCACCCAGTCCGGCGTAGCGATGCTGTTGGCCGCCAACGGTTTCGGTACCATGCTGGTCGCCTTGTCCCTGCCCCGCGTCATCGATCGCCGCGGCGCCCGACCGGTCATGCTGACCGGCGCGGTCACCCTGCTCGCCGCACTCGGATCCGCCATCGCCCTGTCGTTCGCCGCTGCCGGTGATTGGCGCTGGGCCGCCGCGATCACGGTGTGGGTCACCGTCGGTGCGGGCACCGCGGCGATACTGACTCCCACGGGACAGGTGCTGCGCCGCTCATCCCGGCCCGCTGACCGTCCCGCGCTCTTCGCGGCCCAGTTCTCGCTGTCGCACCTGGCGTGGCTGCTCACCTACCCGATCGCCGGATGGCTGACCACCGCTGCGGGCTTCACCACGACCTGGATGGTGCTCGCCGTGCTCGCAGTCGCGGGAATCGCTGTGGCGCTGCGGATGTGGCCACGCCACGATCCGGAGGTCCTGACACATCTGCACGAGGTCGGCACCATCGACCCGGCTCGGCTGATCGACGCCGTACGCGTGGGCGACCGCTTCTACCTGCACACCCACGCCTTCGTCATCGACGCCGACCATCCACATCGGCCGACAACACGGCGGCGGCCGGTCGACACCGCAGCCTGA
- a CDS encoding dienelactone hydrolase family protein: MTTREMTEDDPLDDFERRHLTFDSVTKVVLVSGSGPAVVVMPEMPGISPHLARFARWVRDAGFTVYLPSLFGRDGAVPTAADGAAVMRRACVSAEFRAFGANRTSPVTRWLRALAAAAHEECGGPGVGAVGMCFTGNFALTMTLEASVLAPVLCQPSLPLDDPAGLEIAPEDLEAVRERLDRDDLTVLSFRFAGDKWCRAERFAAYESALGDRFVGTVLPDSAADSTPPPFFADVVASPHSVVTAHLIDAAGEPTLAARDEILTFLAARLIPGR; encoded by the coding sequence ATGACAACTCGCGAGATGACCGAGGACGACCCACTCGACGATTTCGAGCGTCGCCACCTCACCTTCGACTCGGTGACGAAGGTCGTGCTCGTATCCGGCTCGGGTCCGGCCGTCGTCGTGATGCCGGAGATGCCCGGCATCAGCCCTCACCTCGCCCGTTTCGCGCGGTGGGTTCGCGACGCCGGGTTCACCGTGTACCTGCCGTCCCTGTTCGGTCGCGACGGTGCGGTACCCACCGCGGCCGACGGCGCCGCGGTGATGCGGCGAGCGTGCGTCAGCGCCGAGTTCCGGGCGTTCGGCGCCAACCGGACCAGCCCCGTCACGCGATGGCTGCGTGCTCTGGCCGCCGCCGCGCACGAGGAGTGCGGCGGCCCCGGGGTCGGGGCCGTCGGCATGTGCTTCACCGGCAACTTCGCTCTGACCATGACGCTCGAGGCGTCAGTTCTCGCGCCGGTGCTCTGCCAACCTTCCCTTCCGCTCGACGACCCCGCCGGGCTGGAAATCGCACCGGAGGACCTCGAGGCGGTGCGAGAGCGACTCGACCGCGACGACCTGACTGTGCTCTCGTTTCGGTTCGCCGGCGACAAGTGGTGTCGCGCGGAGCGTTTCGCCGCCTATGAGTCCGCACTCGGCGACCGATTCGTCGGCACGGTGCTCCCGGACAGCGCGGCCGACTCCACGCCCCCACCGTTTTTCGCGGATGTGGTGGCAAGTCCGCACAGTGTCGTGACGGCGCATTTGATCGACGCCGCGGGCGAGCCCACTCTCGCCGCCCGCGACGAAATTCTGACGTTCCTCGCCGCACGGCTGATCCCCGGACGCTGA
- a CDS encoding S8 family peptidase translates to MNNTGDTVAVDRVSPVEAPLQRETSTAELIQVDALIRASDARLAFGVDGQRTTVAVLDTGLRTTHRDFAGRVRASRNFTRDNGGDPRDATDGQGHGTNVAGIICAGDLHIGIAPRAGVVPVKVLDNTGNGSFLAIRDALRWVFAQRAALGITAVCMSLGASDNRTTDSDLAADAIGRAIADLTAAGVACCVAAGNDFFAHDSAQGMSYPAIFRQTISVGSVYDSDVGPFSYLSGAQVTRTGPDRITPFSQRLHESVGGACATDLFAPGAPTTSSGIAGDTGESVQHGTSQATPVVAGVVLLLQDLCLKSTGTLPTVADVRRWLLEGAVSINDGDDERDNVRNTGLDFARVSAPGALRACARDIGAQVGGAAVTVPTN, encoded by the coding sequence ATGAACAACACCGGTGACACCGTCGCCGTCGATCGGGTGAGTCCGGTCGAGGCGCCGCTGCAACGAGAAACCAGCACTGCCGAACTGATCCAGGTCGACGCGCTCATCCGCGCGAGCGACGCCCGCCTCGCCTTCGGCGTCGACGGGCAGCGCACCACGGTCGCGGTGCTCGACACCGGACTGCGCACCACCCACCGCGACTTCGCGGGTCGGGTGCGCGCGAGCCGGAACTTCACCCGCGACAACGGTGGTGACCCTCGGGACGCCACCGACGGACAGGGCCACGGCACCAATGTGGCGGGCATCATCTGCGCGGGCGACCTGCACATCGGCATCGCCCCTCGTGCGGGAGTCGTCCCGGTCAAGGTGCTCGACAACACGGGCAACGGGTCCTTCCTCGCCATTCGCGACGCCCTGCGGTGGGTGTTCGCCCAGCGCGCCGCACTCGGCATCACCGCGGTGTGCATGTCGCTGGGCGCGTCCGACAACAGGACCACCGACAGTGATCTCGCGGCCGATGCGATCGGGCGGGCGATCGCCGACCTCACCGCGGCGGGCGTCGCCTGCTGCGTGGCCGCGGGCAACGACTTCTTCGCCCACGACAGCGCCCAGGGCATGAGCTACCCCGCGATCTTCCGGCAGACCATCAGTGTCGGCTCCGTGTACGACTCCGATGTCGGGCCGTTCAGCTACCTGTCCGGCGCACAGGTCACCCGGACCGGCCCCGACCGGATCACGCCGTTCTCACAGCGGCTGCACGAGAGTGTCGGGGGCGCGTGTGCGACCGACCTGTTCGCCCCGGGCGCGCCGACCACTTCGTCGGGGATCGCCGGGGACACAGGCGAATCCGTGCAGCACGGCACCAGTCAGGCCACACCGGTGGTCGCCGGCGTGGTGCTGCTGCTCCAGGATCTGTGCCTGAAGAGCACCGGAACGCTGCCGACCGTGGCGGATGTGCGCCGCTGGTTGCTCGAGGGCGCGGTGTCCATCAACGACGGTGACGACGAACGCGACAACGTCCGCAATACCGGCCTGGACTTCGCCCGCGTCAGCGCGCCGGGTGCGCTGCGGGCCTGCGCCCGTGACATCGGTGCCCAGGTCGGCGGCGCGGCGGTCACCGTCCCGACGAACTAG
- a CDS encoding DoxX family protein yields the protein MTTAAFSTAATHRPGAIRNRVLWTLQILLGLFFIIASGGPKLLMPNALAENAPENLTIPLGLLIFIGVAEVAGGIGLMVPRLSALAAAGLSVLTVLAAATQAFIVGKPAMAIFPLVLAAIFAWIAYERRATLADLRNSFSR from the coding sequence ATGACCACTGCCGCTTTCTCCACCGCCGCCACCCACCGTCCCGGCGCGATCCGCAACCGTGTCCTGTGGACCCTGCAGATCCTGCTCGGCCTGTTCTTCATCATCGCCTCCGGCGGGCCGAAGCTCCTCATGCCGAACGCGCTGGCCGAGAACGCCCCCGAGAATCTGACCATCCCCCTCGGACTGCTGATCTTCATCGGAGTCGCCGAGGTCGCGGGTGGGATCGGGCTGATGGTGCCCCGGCTCAGCGCTCTCGCCGCCGCGGGCCTGTCCGTTCTCACCGTGCTCGCCGCCGCGACGCAGGCTTTCATCGTCGGCAAGCCCGCGATGGCGATCTTCCCGCTGGTGCTCGCCGCGATCTTCGCCTGGATCGCCTACGAACGCCGCGCCACCCTCGCCGATCTGCGTAATTCGTTCTCGCGGTGA
- a CDS encoding GlxA family transcriptional regulator encodes MRIGILAYEGCFASEVFAVSDFLRIADHVARDNGAPGAEVFRTSVVAASLEPVTAAGGFTIGARRWHHGFDLLVVPGFELSPATDLDVRLGHHSREIDFLSTAARRGIRIASVCVGAFLLGEAGLLNERRCTTSWLFASRLARRYPQSTVCAESLIVTDEQIITTAAFTASLDLATAIVRDHLGADVARATARITLVSENRTSQAPYVVESMVETSTGPFAIAVQQWLVDHLTEPYSLSRLADAFHVSTRTMLRRYAEEAGCAPLTFLQEARIGAAKRFLTDTEVPIGEIPRRVGYQDPSTLRRLFLDRVGMGLGDYRRQFRAR; translated from the coding sequence GTGCGGATCGGAATCCTGGCGTACGAAGGCTGTTTCGCCTCCGAGGTGTTCGCTGTCTCCGATTTTCTCCGCATCGCCGATCATGTCGCCCGCGACAACGGCGCCCCCGGCGCCGAGGTGTTCCGGACCTCGGTGGTGGCCGCGTCGCTCGAGCCGGTGACGGCTGCGGGCGGGTTCACGATCGGGGCGCGTCGATGGCATCACGGCTTCGATCTGCTCGTCGTCCCGGGATTCGAACTCTCGCCCGCCACCGACCTGGATGTCCGGCTCGGCCACCACAGCCGCGAAATCGACTTCCTGAGCACTGCGGCCCGCCGGGGCATCCGGATCGCATCGGTGTGTGTCGGGGCCTTTCTCCTGGGTGAGGCAGGCCTGCTGAACGAACGACGGTGCACCACTTCGTGGCTGTTCGCATCAAGACTGGCCAGGCGGTATCCGCAGTCGACGGTGTGTGCGGAATCCCTGATCGTCACCGACGAGCAGATCATCACCACCGCGGCGTTCACCGCGTCCCTCGACCTCGCGACCGCCATCGTTCGAGACCACCTCGGCGCCGACGTCGCGCGGGCCACCGCACGTATCACCCTGGTATCGGAGAACCGGACCAGCCAGGCGCCGTATGTGGTCGAGTCCATGGTGGAGACGAGCACGGGGCCATTCGCGATCGCGGTCCAGCAGTGGCTGGTCGATCACCTGACCGAGCCCTACAGCCTCTCCCGGCTGGCGGACGCCTTTCATGTCAGCACCAGGACGATGCTGCGGCGCTATGCCGAGGAGGCAGGTTGCGCACCGCTGACCTTCCTGCAGGAGGCTCGGATCGGCGCCGCCAAACGATTCCTGACCGACACCGAGGTGCCGATCGGCGAGATCCCTCGACGCGTCGGGTATCAGGACCCGAGCACCTTGCGCCGACTCTTCCTCGATCGTGTCGGCATGGGACTCGGCGACTACCGCCGCCAGTTCCGCGCACGCTGA